DNA sequence from the Candidatus Poribacteria bacterium genome:
GAACATGATACTGGCACAGCTTGCCATTCATTTTCAGGATAGGCTGGAGGGGTATCTGTGGAATGGAAGAGAATTTACACAGAAAACTTGACAGACCCGCCCTCGATTCACCCCCTATGTATTGACATTCAGTGCAAGCTTTTAGAGCTTCTTCTGTTTTAACTGCTCCAATCACCTCCTTATCTTATTCTTATGCTTATAACCGCTGCACATATTCCCTGACGCTCTCGATTCCATCGGCGAAGCCGATCTCAGGACGGAAACCCAGCTCACGCTCCGCCTTAGCGCCGCTGACATGAAGTGGAGTGGTGAGCAACAGCACGCTCAGCCGCGTCATCGAAGGACGATATCCAGGCCGGAAAAGGTTTATAAAACGAGCCACACCCTCCATAATGCCCGCCAACATAAGCGCCGTCCGTACAGATATCTCTCTCCTGGGCGGAGGCAACGACGCAAACTCAGCCACCTTCTCGATATATCTCTCAAACGTGAAGCTCTCGGGGCCCGTGAGGATATACTCCTCGTTGTAGGATCGTTCATTGAAAAAGCAGAGCAGAATGGCGTCCACGAGATCATATATGTGGATGAAATCCACGGGAAGGGCATCGCGGAAGCGGGAGAGCTTTCCCCGTCTCAGCGACTCCTTGATGAGGGGCAGATAGGCGTTGTCCCCCGGCCCCCAAACGATAGTCGGAGCAAGCACCGTGATCGGGAAGGACGGATTACCACTCATCCGTTCTCTCAGCCAAGAGTGGATCTCCACCTTGCTCGCCGTATAAAGGCGGTCGCTTCTCACAAGCGAGCTCGACTCGGTCTTGAGCGGCTCAGCAAGATCCGTCGAAAAGCCGTAGACGGCGGCGGTGGTGATATGGATGTAATGTGTCGGGGCGTTCATCTCCTCGATCATATGCACGATGGCTTTGGGAGCTTCCACATTCACCAGCCAGAACTCACGCCGATCCCCCCAATCCCTGGCTATCCCCGATGCGTTGAGCACAATGGCCGCTCCGTCGATGCCTCGTCTCAGGATTTCCTGCTGTGACACGTCGCCTTGCAGGAATGTGATCGAGGAGGTATCGATTCCGGAAAACACCTTTTCCCTCCTCTCCTCACTCCGATACAGACAGTGAAGATCGCGAAACCCCAGCTTCACCAGACGCCTGATGATGGCGGAGCCGATGAATCCGGTCGATCCGATTATGAAGATCTTAGCCTCTTTCTGGGGCTCGGAGAATTGAGGTGCCCTCTGAGAAAGGATTCCCATCCGTCTCACCCCCGTCTCTCAACTCAGAGACATCTATCGTAGACTTCGAGGAGCTCCACCTCCTCGAGAACCTTGATCAGGCATCTGACGATGCTCACCTGCCTTCTCTCATCCATTTTACCCGTCCCCATGTCGTAGGCAAACGCCCATCTGGTTCCACCTCAAAGTTGATTCCTTCCCCTCTGATCTGGAAGAAATCGAACGTCCCTGTTAACTCCGATCCACCCCAGTTCTTCACGATGAGGCCCACCTGAGCATTCCGAAGTGGGACATCGGCCGAGAGCCACTGTTCCCATTTTTCCACATCGCCGAGTTTATAGTAGCTTATGTAGGTATCGCCACGTCTCTCCACCTTCAAGTAGACCTTATCCTGCTCGCCAAGGACATCTGTGAACAGATGGTGTCCCCATCCAACACCTCGGACCTTCCTCTCCTTGTCTTTCACGGGAGGCACCCCACAATCTATTGGGAAGAACCATACCCGTTGTCCTCCACCTCCGCCGATTCCGTAAAGGAGTTGCACCTGATGGAGGATATCCTGAAAGATAACTATCCCCGCTGCGGCGCTGCCTGCGGTCGGTCCCACGTAAAGCGTCGTCACCTCGTAATCGCCCTCCGGAGCCGGCATTGTAAGGGTAGGTGCCCGATCTACGCCGGGAATAAGGTCGTTATTCCCCGCCGGCACGTGCATGTAGAGTTTGCCGTCCTTCAAGCTCACCGTTGAGCCTTGATTCCCTCTGTTATCGAATCTCCAGCGTTTGTCCAGTTGATCCCCGTTGAAATCATCCCTCCAAACACCGGCCTCAGCTGCGGTGATCCATAAGGACAGCAGTGTCAAAATCCATAGAATTTTCATCGTCACCCTCCTCATTCTTTCACCGCCGGTCCTCCTTGAAGGGATTTTCCGAAAACGTCCGTCAGGAATTCCAGCGCTTTTTGAAGTCGTTGGGGGAGTCTATCGGTATGTCCCCCCTCAAACTCCTCGTAGCTGTGAGGAATACCTGCCTGGAGGAGACGCTCGTGAAACCGTCTCGCCACGGGAAGCAGTGGATCATGAACGCCGCACTCCAGATGAATCGCCGTGCGTTTGAGGCTCTCTCGATAACGTGGTATCAGCAACTCGGGGATCTTATCGTTTCCACGATCGTTGACCTCCTTGAGGAATCGTCCATCACGCGTGAAGGGCCAATCGAAGAACCAGGGCGGATTGTTCGGGTTCGGCCATAGTGCCCTGGCGACGTCCACCTCCAGGGCGTCGAGATGCCCGTCATCCGGCTGTGGGTTCTGCGCCTTATACTCCTCAAAGTAGGCCGATGGGGCGGTGATCGCCCCGGGGCTCATAGTGACTATGGCGCAAAACAGCTCCGGATGGGTCATACCCAGATACATGGCGCCGTAGCCTCCCGCTGAGCTGCCCAGGATCGCCCTGCTTTCACGGCGTGGGATCGTCCGATATTTCCGATCCACGTATCGGACGATATCGCGGCAGATGTAATCGGCGTAGTTTCCGTTGACGGAGGAGTTGGTGTAATAGGAGCAGCCTATTTTCGTAGTGCCGTCCACCCCTACGAGGATCAACCCATCGGTTTTGCCCTGAGCGACCAATTTATCGACGTATGCGGCAGCGCCATCGTGGAGGATGAGCAGGGAGGAGGCTTTGGAGAAAAGCTCGGGTTTTCCGGGTCGGACGGCCCCATGAAGCAGATACACCGTCGGGTAACGTTTTTGCGGATGTTCATCGTATCCTGGCGGCAGATATACGGTCAGCGGCTTGGTAGCCGGGTTGCCGAGGAGGTTTCCCTCCAGGGCGGGGCTTGTGATCTTATCGTGGATGATTTTTCCATGCTCGATGGTATCCACTGAGCCGCAAAGCCACAGAGCGATAATGCCGATAGCAACGATACTATTCATCTTCTATGCCCCTTTGTTTCCCTATCGCTTCTGAGTTCCTCGTTTGACTTTCCCCCACATCGTTGCCAGCTTACCATGTGATTTTACAGACGGAACACCGCCACCTAAGCACTCCGAAGCAAAAGTAAGGCTATCCATGAGTCGCTTCCGCAGAGCGGGAAGATCAAGGTGGGCACCTTCGTCCTCGGCATATTCACAGGGCAAGCCCAGCTCTTTGAGCATCTTGATAAACTTTGGATTACCCTCGGCGATGCTAGGAAGCTCGTTTCGACCATAGGAAAACCAGAATCGAAGCGGGTAACGCTGTCGTTGCTGAAGATAAGCTTCGACCATCTCACGACTCGGAAATCCTCCGGTGGAGATGGAAGTTACACAGCAGAACAGCTCAGGATGGGAGAAAACGATGTGCAAGGCGCTTGATCCACCCAGGCAGATCCCCCCAATCGCCCGGCCCATGCGATTCGCGATGGTGCGATATCTTCCATCGATGAACGGGAGAACTTCCTGTAGTAGATGTTCGTACTCGGGATCGGCAGCTATTTCATCGGGCATAACGATTATCATGGGGTTGGGAACGTCGTCGAACAGTTGATCAAATCCCCAGGTGAACCAATCCCGATTCGTGTATCCGGCTCCCTGTAGTAGATAGAACGCGGGATAAGCCAACCCTGAGGAGTCATATCCTTCGGGCAGATAGACGCTCACTTCCCTCGTGGTTTGAGAGTATCCCGCCTTCTTGAGGATTTGGCTTTCTATCTTGTGATGTTCAACCCTTCCTCCGGCAAGGGACTCCATGCTCAGTATCAGGAGCCAAAAGATAACACTACATGTAAGATAGAATTTTATCTTCCTCATAATCTCTTCACCTCCTTAGTTTTATCCCGAAGACGATCTCCGCCTTTTATATATGTAGCAGAGAAGAGCTTATCAACTCCCTTTTCGTCTCCGGTCGCGCATATTAGAATAACCCAAAGTGATATAGCCGCACAAGTGCAGGGAGATCAGGGTTTAGTTTCTCCACGGGATCGGCGCCCAGATACTGAGTCAGGGCGATGCCGCTCAGGGTCGCTAGAGCCTGTTTCAGAAAGGATCGCCGCGTTACGTTCATCTTTCACCTCACCTTTATCCCGGCCCACGTTGCGCTTAGTTTGTCCTGGGGGAATATATCGGCGCTTGACGCCGTGTTGTATCGTTCTACAACGGAAGTCACGGTCATTGAGGGCAGGGGGCTGACAACACCTCCGATAGCATAGATTTTCCCGTTAAGGGCGGCGGCTGCAAGACCGCTTCGTGCTGTCGGCATATCCGCCCGTTTCATCCATCTATCCGTTACCGGATCATACATCTCTACCGTCTTAACAGGCGCAGCCCAGGGGTTCAGCGAGCCGCCGAGGACGAAAATCCTTCCGTTCACAACGCACGCCGATATCCCCTGCCGCGCTGTCGGCATATCCGCTCCTGTGCTCCATGTATCCGTAACGGGGTCATAGATTTCCACCGTGGCGAGAGGTGTGAAATGAGCTCCTTGTCCTCCGATGGCGTAGATTTTACCGTTCACCGCAGCGACGGCGAGGGCATATCGAGGTGTTGGCATATCGGCCTTCCTGCTCCATCTGTTCGTAGCCGGGTCATAGACCTCGACGGTCGGCATAGGAGTAGCGCCTGACAGGCCAATAGATCGTGCTCCACCGATAGCGTAGATCTTACCGTCCACTACAGCGGTGGCGAGGGCCATTCTGGCCGTCGGCATATCGGCGAGTTTCGTCCATTTATCCGTCTCCGGATCATACATCTCGACGGTCGCTACTGCTGTGGTCTGGGGTTTGAGTTCCCCTCCGATCACGTAGATACGACCGTTCACAACGCTGGCTGAAAGGGCACATCTGGCCGCAGGCATAGGCGACTTCTTTGTCCATGTATCCGTTTCCGGATCGTACATCTCGATCGTCGGAGAGGCGCTCCCCATGAACGATAAAGCCCCGCCGATGGCGTAGATCTTCCCACCTACAGCGCACGCGGCGAGATCACACCGGGCAGGTGAAATCCCGGCTACCGATGACCATGCCTCCTGGTCTGACGCCTGAGCTAAGTAGGATGAGAGAACGATCATCAGTGGCAAAAGCACCCATCTCTTTGCTGTGCGCATCTTCATCCTCCTTTTTCCGGGCAGCGTGTTATCTTTTCACCCTTGCCCATTAGGTCAGGGGTTAAGGTCGAGAGACAAGAGTCTAGAGTCCTTTTTCGCCTCTCGACTCTTGACTCTCGACCCTTGACCATACCGAACTGATCGATTACAGATCTTTGACTTTTGAGCCTTTATACTGTACAATCTCTTGTAAGGAATTCTATACAACAAGGAGGTCATTATGCCGATCATTCTTCCCGTCACCGAGGTTCGAAACCGTTTAAGCGCTCTCCTAGATGAAGTCGTCTCCGGCAATGAGCCTATCTTCATCACCAGACACGGTCGCTCTCAGGCGGTGTTGCTCAGCGCGAGTCGGTATGAGGAGCTGATAAAGCGGCAGTCTGAATCAACCGAGACCGATTGGCACATACTATCCCAGGCTTCGCTCGCCCGGATTTGGGATGACCCGGGTGAGGATGTCTACACCTGGGAGGACGGGGAGCCGGTATGAGGAGACGTCCGTGGATACCCCAGCGTGGGGAAGTGGTGCTCGTTCGTTTCCCGTTTCTACAGACCGATGGGCGAGTACGGGTAAAACCACGGCCTGCCGTGATCATATCAGGACCGGTTATCCATGAGCAGACCGCCGATGTTATCATAGCCGCTATCTCCTCCCGACCGGCTTCTCGCCCCCTTCCGACGGACTATCACATCCCTTATGGCTCGTCCGAGTCGAAAGCTGGGGGTCTTAAGAGAGATTCCTGGGTGAAAGTTTCTAATTTGGCTACAATTCCCAGATCAGCCATCGCTCGACGGTTGGGACGTCTAACGGCTGCGGGGATGAGAGCTGTAGATGAACGGTTACGATTAGCATTAGGACTTGATTGACGCCCGCCATTTCGACCTATTAACCTGGAACCACACCGAGTTGGCGGAGCAACCCTAGGGCATCCCACGCCTACCACATCTCCACTATCTTGCCGTCGGCGAAGCGATAGATCGTGACGCCCTTAGGGAAAGCCGTCTTATAATAGCCAGGTTTAAGATAGGTGAAGTATCACTCACCACGGGCATATTTCAAATCGTTCTCCAGCTCTTCCCTACCGTACGTCAAAATCGGTTATTCCATTGAGCTTTTCACCTTCGCCCATGTGGTTGCGAGCTTATCCCTGGGGCGGACCGCTTTTGCGCCCGGTCCTCCATCAGGGATATCGGGTCCGGTCACAACGAAATCGTCGAACATGGCTACAACCCCTTCGGTGCCGAACCCCGGAGCCCCCTTTTGGATACCCTGAAACCAAGGAGAAACCGGCTCATCATCGATAAAACATCGAATCTTTCCATCCTTCTTCACATCTATCCTCAACCGATACCACCTATCAGCCTCCGTTTTGAAAGGTGTCGCATTGATAGGATGCACATTTCCTATGATGGAAACCCCTCTGGCGACAACAGGTACTTCTAGTCTCCTGATAGACAAACCATAGCCATTCCAGCCTGCGAACTCTCCGGTGGAGATTAAAAGATAGACGCCTGACCATGGGCTGCATGCCTCCAATGGCTTAGAGAGCTTGACGCTCACCTCCGCGATGTAATCTGACCACGTAGCTCCTCTGCTGAGACTAAGGAAATAAATCACGTCTGGGTTTTCATCCCCACCGATGACCACTCCATCCTTGATACGCCAGTTCCCCTCCCACAGGAAAAAATTACGGGACATTTTGATCATCTTCCACCCGCTTAGGTCCCCGTCGTTGAAATCATCCCTCCATGTCCCTGCCCATGCCGAAATCGAAACAAGGAGAACGGATAGGAAGACAGGGAACAGGTATCTCATTCCAGTTCACCTCCCGGCTGATATAATCATTCGCTCATATTATCGTTAAGTGTAGCAGAGATCTGAGAGGTCAGAAGTGCCTATTTCTCAGGGCGAAAAGGAACGAGGAACCAAGGGCGGAAAACGTTACAACGTTAAACGTTGAACGTGCAACGGATTCCCCTTCTCCTCGTTCCTCCTCATGGATAACCGCTACACTCAAGGGAAATAAGAGCGACCCCGATAACTTCCCTCATCCCGGAACAATGCCGAGCTGGCGGAGCAGCCCCAGGGCATCCCATGCCCACCACATCTCGACTATCTTGCCGTCGGCGAAACGGTAAATTGTCATACCCTCCCAGGTGATCTCCCTCTGGGTTGGCGGAATGCCCATCAGCTCGCCCTTATGCGTTCCGGTAGCCCTCCACCGCTCGGCCACCCTATCGCCCTCGGCGATCAGATCCTCGATCCTGGTATGGATATCGGGGAAAGCAGAGCGATATATGGTAATCGCCTGTTTGTGTCCTTCTAGCCCACGAGGGGTCAGATGCTCGGTGGTGGCCTCATGGCCGATCACATCGGGGCTCATGATCTCATCCAAAACCTCCAGCTTCCCCTTGCCCCACACCTCAGCGTCGTAACGGCGGATAACCGCCTTGTTGGCCTCAGGATCGCCGGGGTCGCCTGTTACATCCGACGGCTCGCTCCACGTGAAGTTCGTCCGTCCCATAGCCGGTACCACGCCGAGCTGCTGGAGGATTCCCAACGCATCCCAGTAGCTCCACTCCTCCGCTATCTGCCTCCCCTCGAAGCGGGAGAGAACTATCCCTCCGGAGACCGTCCGTTTGCCGGTGGGGGGAATTCCCATGAGCTCGCCCTTATGCGTGCCGGTGGAGCTCCAGCGAGCTACCGCCAGGTTACCCTCAGCGATTTGATCATCGACGGTGAAGTGGATATCCGGATATGCCGTGCGATACAGGGTGACGAACTGCCGATAGGCATCCCTTCCGGGGAAGTCCCCCGCTACATCGTGCATGATGACGTCGGGGGCGTAGATCTCATCGATCAGGCTCAAATTCCCCCGATTCCACATCTCCTCAAACGCTCGGCGCCCGATCTCTTTAAGCATTTCGGTTGACATTTTGATCCTCCTTGATTAAGTTGAAAGGAACGAGGAAATCCTCGTTCCTAGTTCCTCGTTCCTCAATATCCCCTAGATGGCGAGAGTCCCACCATTACGGAATCCGCCCTCTATGGGAGTTGATATCATCAGGGATGTTCAAATTTCATGCCAGGAAAGGGGAGAATCCCTAGCTCAGTTATAGTGATTGGAGATCGAGGTTTCTCCCAGATGAGGGGTGTATCCTCATGATACACCTCATCAACTCGAAAAGGCGGGATAGCGCTTTATATTCGCCATAGAAAGGGGTGTATCGAAAGGATACAGGGGGAGATGTATCAAGATGATACATTAACGGTCATTTATAGTCATCGGGTCATTCGGCCTCGCCGTCATTCAAAAATAAAGCGGTTGAGTAAAACGCCTTACGCTTAACGCCCTACGCCTTACTCGATTCCCAATCTTTTCATTAGGCGTATCAGATTTGGGCGATGCATGCCCAATCTTCTCGCGGCCTCCGTTCG
Encoded proteins:
- a CDS encoding type II toxin-antitoxin system Phd/YefM family antitoxin; translation: MPIILPVTEVRNRLSALLDEVVSGNEPIFITRHGRSQAVLLSASRYEELIKRQSESTETDWHILSQASLARIWDDPGEDVYTWEDGEPV
- a CDS encoding NAD-dependent epimerase/dehydratase family protein; translation: MGILSQRAPQFSEPQKEAKIFIIGSTGFIGSAIIRRLVKLGFRDLHCLYRSEERREKVFSGIDTSSITFLQGDVSQQEILRRGIDGAAIVLNASGIARDWGDRREFWLVNVEAPKAIVHMIEEMNAPTHYIHITTAAVYGFSTDLAEPLKTESSSLVRSDRLYTASKVEIHSWLRERMSGNPSFPITVLAPTIVWGPGDNAYLPLIKESLRRGKLSRFRDALPVDFIHIYDLVDAILLCFFNERSYNEEYILTGPESFTFERYIEKVAEFASLPPPRREISVRTALMLAGIMEGVARFINLFRPGYRPSMTRLSVLLLTTPLHVSGAKAERELGFRPEIGFADGIESVREYVQRL
- a CDS encoding galactose oxidase; the protein is MRTAKRWVLLPLMIVLSSYLAQASDQEAWSSVAGISPARCDLAACAVGGKIYAIGGALSFMGSASPTIEMYDPETDTWTKKSPMPAARCALSASVVNGRIYVIGGELKPQTTAVATVEMYDPETDKWTKLADMPTARMALATAVVDGKIYAIGGARSIGLSGATPMPTVEVYDPATNRWSRKADMPTPRYALAVAAVNGKIYAIGGQGAHFTPLATVEIYDPVTDTWSTGADMPTARQGISACVVNGRIFVLGGSLNPWAAPVKTVEMYDPVTDRWMKRADMPTARSGLAAAALNGKIYAIGGVVSPLPSMTVTSVVERYNTASSADIFPQDKLSATWAGIKVR
- a CDS encoding type II toxin-antitoxin system PemK/MazF family toxin; amino-acid sequence: MRRRPWIPQRGEVVLVRFPFLQTDGRVRVKPRPAVIISGPVIHEQTADVIIAAISSRPASRPLPTDYHIPYGSSESKAGGLKRDSWVKVSNLATIPRSAIARRLGRLTAAGMRAVDERLRLALGLD
- a CDS encoding ester cyclase; amino-acid sequence: MSTEMLKEIGRRAFEEMWNRGNLSLIDEIYAPDVIMHDVAGDFPGRDAYRQFVTLYRTAYPDIHFTVDDQIAEGNLAVARWSSTGTHKGELMGIPPTGKRTVSGGIVLSRFEGRQIAEEWSYWDALGILQQLGVVPAMGRTNFTWSEPSDVTGDPGDPEANKAVIRRYDAEVWGKGKLEVLDEIMSPDVIGHEATTEHLTPRGLEGHKQAITIYRSAFPDIHTRIEDLIAEGDRVAERWRATGTHKGELMGIPPTQREITWEGMTIYRFADGKIVEMWWAWDALGLLRQLGIVPG